A genome region from Candidatus Protochlamydia phocaeensis includes the following:
- a CDS encoding aldo/keto reductase: MPNIPLQKKTGMPLIGLGTWKLNGKECEQVLHTALELGYRHIDTADTYQNHLAIGQVIKSCPQREQLFLTTKLSIDSLLPHQVEAAVPRFLEDLHVNYLDLLLIHWPNPNVSLDQTLLAMQAFQKQGIVRKIGVSNFVRSHFECLASYRFPIAVNQIEMHPYLQRRPLVHYCRQHEISLTAYRPLAKGAFEQNEILKAIGAKYKKTASQVALNWLVQQDIVVIPKAASAKHLKDNLALFDFELSAEDRQQIAQLESGRRFCNPADLPVCEDE, translated from the coding sequence ATGCCTAATATCCCTTTGCAAAAGAAAACAGGAATGCCGCTTATTGGACTCGGAACATGGAAATTAAATGGGAAAGAATGTGAACAGGTTCTGCATACGGCTTTAGAATTGGGTTACCGGCATATTGACACGGCCGATACCTATCAGAACCATTTGGCAATTGGGCAAGTGATCAAATCCTGCCCCCAGCGCGAGCAGCTTTTCCTTACGACCAAGCTTTCGATAGATAGCCTGTTGCCTCATCAGGTCGAGGCTGCGGTACCACGCTTTTTAGAAGACTTACATGTCAATTATCTCGATTTGCTTCTCATTCATTGGCCGAATCCGAACGTCTCTTTAGACCAAACGCTCCTCGCTATGCAGGCCTTTCAGAAGCAAGGCATTGTGCGAAAAATTGGAGTCAGCAATTTTGTCCGCTCGCATTTCGAATGCTTGGCTTCTTATCGCTTTCCCATTGCAGTCAACCAAATTGAAATGCACCCTTATCTGCAAAGAAGGCCTTTAGTCCATTATTGCCGCCAACACGAAATCTCTCTTACCGCTTATCGCCCTTTAGCAAAAGGAGCGTTCGAACAAAATGAAATTTTAAAGGCAATCGGAGCTAAATATAAAAAGACAGCCTCGCAGGTTGCTCTAAATTGGCTCGTTCAACAGGATATCGTCGTTATCCCCAAAGCGGCTTCAGCTAAGCATCTTAAAGATAATTTAGCTTTATTTGATTTTGAGTTGTCCGCAGAGGATCGGCAACAAATCGCTCAATTAGAATCCGGTAGGCGATTTTGCAATCCTGCCGATTTACCTGTCTGTGAAGACGAATAA
- a CDS encoding F-box protein has product MTAITGASSQLVNMTINLDENCLSNVFEKFFIKDLSSIRLVCKLWNETLNKNKSRIYKNAAKATFFDTKEWKKFIQALEGQEIFKGCDFDSECEKMLSDDEILAVLQKVFQGEENKGITFLKIPKGLTINTLRSIEQISTQHLASLSGPYLHIHVGYCDIPIQETYVVAMPHFAMKNSQKLSFEQQKALIKERNSSLPRIIEMIALRFLTPIPHSLPGFSRVSMFTRCEETVRDVGGIGSEESRHFKASILDVHPDKKYLVIVEPTPDPHASESLGAMAVQRFEPINGKKA; this is encoded by the coding sequence ATGACGGCTATAACAGGCGCTTCTAGTCAGTTGGTAAACATGACGATTAACTTGGACGAAAATTGTCTAAGCAATGTTTTTGAAAAATTTTTCATAAAAGATTTATCCTCTATTCGTTTGGTATGTAAGTTATGGAATGAGACACTCAATAAAAATAAATCTAGGATTTATAAAAATGCTGCCAAAGCCACTTTCTTTGATACAAAAGAATGGAAAAAATTTATACAAGCTTTAGAAGGACAAGAGATATTTAAAGGATGTGATTTCGATTCAGAATGTGAAAAAATGCTTTCAGATGATGAAATCTTAGCTGTGCTACAAAAAGTATTTCAAGGAGAGGAAAATAAAGGAATAACATTTTTAAAGATTCCTAAAGGTCTTACAATAAACACATTGAGAAGTATTGAGCAAATCTCTACACAGCATTTAGCTTCTTTATCCGGTCCTTATCTTCATATCCATGTCGGTTATTGCGATATCCCTATTCAAGAAACGTATGTAGTCGCTATGCCCCATTTTGCTATGAAAAATAGTCAAAAATTATCTTTTGAGCAGCAAAAGGCATTGATAAAAGAGCGTAACAGTTCTTTGCCAAGAATAATAGAGATGATAGCCTTGCGATTTTTAACCCCTATTCCGCATTCTCTGCCTGGGTTCTCCCGTGTTTCAATGTTTACACGGTGTGAAGAAACCGTACGTGATGTAGGAGGGATTGGCTCCGAAGAATCCCGTCATTTTAAAGCGTCTATTCTTGATGTGCATCCAGATAAAAAGTATCTAGTTATAGTAGAACCGACCCCTGATCCCCATGCTTCGGAAAGTTTAGGAGCAATGGCCGTTCAAAGATTTGAGCCTATCAATGGAAAGAAAGCTTAA
- a CDS encoding endonuclease/exonuclease/phosphatase family protein, with product MGISVGTFNILDPNFAVSHNQAEGLSAPGKSNWGSRKEGIVRLIQSSHLDVICLQEISARSLNDMKAAIEAQGYEIVHVPHSGRIDGLAILYKKGKLEPKDFRVLSKHGLESCYVDLKDQTTGKMIRVANCHLLGGPKSNQGTEQIEALVKEVDKEANHPIDARIIVGDFNADEKQLNQTNSKFQALKQANYAFDGNLSPTEPGKNRHIDWIWVRSSAQLASLAVPHPSVPVSDHQLLATQLNFQATVLSNNPLPSTLSQVISAPFQHTQPNRSFRAKMMSHFSVTGWDAGSKKSFAEKLDGILTQCANANPFLPTIRQKFAEYVDTLLMTASERQMLREDLERAIQAAQEMATRERVRARAMSALQTGSVSIPASGIGSLSQEDNRTPAPLASRPSNPSTAPVTLFQHVKAFFRGIASFFSRLFGFR from the coding sequence ATGGGAATTAGCGTTGGAACATTTAATATCTTGGATCCAAATTTTGCCGTGAGCCATAATCAGGCAGAAGGATTATCAGCACCGGGGAAAAGTAATTGGGGTAGCCGGAAAGAGGGAATCGTTCGATTAATTCAAAGTTCCCATTTAGATGTCATTTGTCTGCAAGAAATAAGCGCGCGTTCTTTGAATGATATGAAGGCGGCGATTGAAGCGCAAGGATATGAAATCGTCCATGTTCCGCATTCAGGCAGAATAGATGGCTTGGCCATCCTATATAAGAAAGGAAAATTAGAGCCCAAGGATTTTCGCGTTTTATCAAAGCATGGATTAGAGTCTTGCTATGTGGATTTAAAAGATCAGACAACGGGAAAGATGATTCGCGTTGCAAATTGCCATCTTTTGGGAGGGCCAAAGTCGAATCAAGGAACTGAACAGATAGAAGCACTGGTTAAAGAGGTCGATAAAGAGGCTAATCATCCCATTGATGCTCGCATTATTGTCGGAGATTTTAATGCGGATGAAAAGCAATTGAACCAGACGAACTCAAAATTTCAAGCTTTAAAACAGGCAAATTACGCATTCGATGGCAATTTAAGTCCGACTGAACCGGGTAAAAATCGGCATATTGATTGGATTTGGGTTCGCTCTTCCGCTCAGCTGGCTTCGCTTGCCGTTCCTCATCCGTCTGTTCCTGTCAGTGACCATCAGCTGCTGGCAACGCAATTGAACTTTCAAGCGACAGTCTTGTCGAATAATCCGCTTCCGTCAACGCTTTCTCAGGTCATCTCAGCTCCTTTTCAGCATACACAGCCGAATAGATCGTTTAGGGCTAAAATGATGAGCCATTTCTCCGTAACAGGATGGGATGCTGGCTCAAAGAAAAGCTTTGCCGAAAAATTAGACGGAATCTTAACCCAATGCGCGAATGCAAATCCTTTTTTGCCGACTATCCGGCAAAAGTTTGCAGAATACGTCGATACGTTATTGATGACAGCGAGTGAAAGACAAATGTTGAGAGAGGATTTGGAGAGAGCAATCCAAGCGGCCCAAGAAATGGCAACAAGAGAGAGGGTGCGAGCTCGAGCGATGTCTGCCTTGCAGACAGGCTCTGTGTCCATTCCCGCTTCCGGCATAGGCTCCCTATCTCAGGAAGATAATAGGACGCCTGCTCCTCTTGCTTCGAGACCTAGCAATCCTTCAACAGCACCTGTCACGCTTTTTCAGCATGTAAAGGCCTTTTTTAGGGGAATTGCCAGCTTTTTTTCAAGACTCTTTGGCTTTCGCTAA
- a CDS encoding DUF2156 domain-containing protein, with translation MDIQTEEPSRLNMENHSSVNISQPNQVLEYLRKWGGSTSDAILDPATQTFSLPAIQGLIGYRIKAGCAIVFGEPVCAPSALPTLVPAFHLYCRQNGWPVIYIIASKNFADWALQYVCKAKIEFGEEICIDPHSDPRSHEGVNGSLVRRKVRHALKEGMTVQEYTTPDPKLEKAIEEVGVAWLKGRRGPQFHISHIHLFENRPGKRWFYARQNDQITGVAILNQLQAKNGWLLNHLMFKPTASHGTPELLVVTVLEALSKENCSYVTFGAVPSRHLGEIVGLSPFAAWIARQTYNAVRGIFHLDGRKKFWEKFHPSSQTSYVLFSEPKIGFREITALLKALNAL, from the coding sequence ATGGATATTCAAACAGAAGAGCCTTCGCGCTTAAATATGGAAAACCATTCGTCTGTTAACATTTCCCAACCAAATCAAGTATTGGAATATCTTAGAAAATGGGGAGGATCGACTTCTGACGCCATTCTCGATCCGGCGACTCAGACCTTTAGCTTGCCCGCTATTCAGGGATTGATCGGTTATCGCATCAAAGCTGGCTGTGCCATAGTCTTTGGGGAACCGGTCTGTGCGCCTTCCGCTCTTCCGACGCTAGTCCCCGCTTTTCATCTTTATTGCCGGCAGAACGGCTGGCCGGTCATTTATATCATTGCATCGAAAAACTTTGCGGATTGGGCCCTTCAATATGTTTGCAAGGCAAAAATTGAATTTGGAGAAGAAATCTGCATCGATCCTCATTCAGACCCTAGATCGCATGAAGGAGTAAATGGCAGTTTAGTGCGAAGAAAGGTCAGACATGCCCTTAAAGAAGGGATGACTGTGCAAGAATATACCACACCCGATCCGAAATTAGAAAAAGCCATTGAAGAAGTAGGAGTAGCGTGGTTAAAAGGACGCAGAGGCCCACAATTTCACATTTCACACATCCATCTTTTCGAAAACCGTCCAGGAAAGCGTTGGTTTTATGCTAGGCAAAATGATCAAATAACCGGCGTAGCCATCCTCAATCAGTTGCAAGCTAAAAATGGCTGGCTCCTTAATCATCTCATGTTTAAACCGACTGCTTCACATGGGACTCCGGAATTGCTTGTCGTAACAGTCTTAGAGGCGCTTAGCAAGGAGAATTGTTCATATGTCACTTTTGGCGCCGTACCTTCCCGCCATCTCGGCGAAATCGTCGGACTTAGCCCCTTTGCCGCATGGATTGCGCGTCAGACATATAATGCCGTAAGGGGAATTTTTCATTTGGATGGCCGCAAGAAATTTTGGGAGAAATTTCACCCTTCCTCTCAAACATCTTACGTCTTATTTAGTGAACCTAAAATTGGCTTCCGCGAAATAACCGCTCTTTTAAAGGCCCTTAATGCGCTTTAA
- a CDS encoding ABC transporter permease gives MLFLSFMNLFRNYRRTLAILLTIALGTGVLFSFKGFINGVLNQYRESTIHSLYGHGQINTKHYRETVQEKPWMQWMANWEDLQAYLSAQEEVEHVFPRINFPALLKKDSQTVSGYGQGVDAGQEATFFYELNIVSGETLSFQEDGILLGIGLAQALNVQPGDSLTVLANSIEGKINQAELKVTGIFNTGSIDSDNRLFRIQLKQAQSLMQTSQIELIALGLRSHLDWDSFASNFEKAFPELEATSFAVLDKVYYQHSVDWLHAQYKVVQAIILSIVLLGIFNSVSAAILERKQEIGNFRANGESIADIMILIIAEGLFLGIIGSAFGIAFTFSILKLFLDNQLLMPPAPGNTLPFYISFEFEWQMVYFTMLLSVTASIAASLLAGLKVAKMPIAKALRAA, from the coding sequence ATGTTATTTCTCTCTTTTATGAATCTCTTTCGCAATTACCGCCGCACCTTGGCTATTTTGCTAACGATTGCTTTGGGAACGGGAGTCTTGTTCTCGTTCAAGGGCTTCATTAATGGGGTGCTCAATCAATACAGAGAAAGCACGATTCATTCTCTTTATGGCCATGGCCAGATCAATACCAAGCATTACCGAGAGACTGTTCAAGAAAAACCATGGATGCAGTGGATGGCAAACTGGGAAGATCTGCAAGCTTATTTATCTGCACAGGAAGAGGTTGAGCACGTATTTCCCCGCATTAATTTTCCGGCCTTACTGAAAAAAGACAGCCAAACGGTCAGCGGTTATGGACAAGGCGTCGATGCCGGACAAGAAGCGACTTTTTTTTATGAGCTCAATATTGTCTCGGGCGAGACATTGTCCTTTCAAGAAGATGGAATCCTGCTGGGAATCGGACTGGCGCAGGCCCTGAACGTTCAACCGGGTGATTCCCTAACCGTATTAGCCAATTCAATCGAAGGAAAGATTAATCAAGCGGAACTTAAAGTAACCGGTATTTTTAATACAGGCTCTATCGATTCCGACAACCGCCTTTTTCGCATTCAACTCAAGCAAGCGCAATCCTTGATGCAAACCTCTCAAATAGAATTGATCGCTTTAGGTTTAAGAAGCCATTTGGATTGGGATTCATTTGCATCGAATTTTGAAAAAGCATTTCCCGAATTGGAGGCCACTTCTTTTGCGGTTTTAGACAAAGTCTATTATCAGCATTCAGTCGATTGGCTGCATGCGCAATATAAAGTTGTGCAGGCCATCATTCTCTCCATTGTTCTACTTGGTATTTTTAATTCCGTATCTGCTGCAATTTTAGAGAGAAAGCAAGAGATCGGAAATTTCCGTGCAAATGGCGAGTCAATTGCGGATATCATGATCCTCATTATCGCTGAAGGATTATTTCTAGGTATAATAGGAAGCGCGTTCGGCATTGCCTTTACTTTTTCGATCTTAAAGCTTTTCCTAGACAATCAATTACTGATGCCTCCGGCACCGGGAAATACGCTTCCTTTTTATATTTCATTCGAATTTGAGTGGCAGATGGTATACTTTACTATGCTATTAAGCGTGACGGCATCTATCGCCGCCTCCTTGCTAGCCGGTTTAAAAGTCGCCAAAATGCCAATTGCCAAAGCATTAAGAGCCGCCTAG
- a CDS encoding ABC transporter ATP-binding protein has protein sequence MKRDNYLYQLKDVYFSYQLGSVKMEALRGISLTIPKYELVTLSGPSGSGKSTLLNVLGLIEDSQSGQVLFLNEDLSTINEKQKNHIRKYQIGFIFQQFHLIPVFTAEENIAYFLARQGLFKNEIKQRVQEALEAVGLWEHRMKKPGELSGGQRQRVAIARAIAKKPEVIIGDEPTANLDQKTGREIMDIFHHLVEKKQASIILTTHDAMVQSFASCNFQIKDGALSSI, from the coding sequence TTGAAACGCGATAATTATTTATACCAACTAAAAGACGTTTACTTCTCTTACCAACTCGGTTCGGTAAAAATGGAGGCGTTACGGGGAATCTCTCTTACTATTCCAAAGTATGAATTAGTTACTCTCTCGGGGCCCTCCGGATCCGGCAAGTCCACCTTGCTTAATGTTTTAGGACTGATCGAAGACAGCCAATCCGGACAGGTGTTATTTTTGAATGAAGATCTGTCTACAATAAATGAGAAGCAAAAAAATCACATTCGCAAATACCAGATCGGATTTATTTTCCAACAATTCCATTTAATTCCTGTTTTTACAGCGGAAGAGAATATTGCTTATTTTCTGGCACGCCAAGGGCTTTTTAAAAATGAAATTAAGCAAAGAGTTCAAGAGGCGCTCGAAGCGGTAGGCTTATGGGAACACCGCATGAAAAAGCCCGGGGAATTAAGCGGAGGGCAAAGACAGCGGGTGGCCATCGCCCGGGCTATTGCAAAAAAACCAGAAGTCATCATTGGAGATGAGCCGACGGCGAACCTAGACCAAAAGACCGGCCGGGAAATCATGGATATCTTTCATCATTTAGTGGAAAAAAAACAAGCTTCTATCATTTTGACAACCCATGATGCCATGGTCCAATCATTTGCTAGCTGCAATTTTCAGATTAAAGATGGAGCGTTGTCTTCCATTTAA
- a CDS encoding Na+/H+ antiporter, translating to MNSLLSLVIMMSIAALLVDVAQRFRIPYPITLVLGGTCLGFLPGLNPVFLNPNSILVLVLPPILYYGAYWISFREFKKNLREIFSLALGLVIATTIVIGIIFKALFPELSWSLAFAVGAIISPPDAMAATAILRHFNIGTRLSTILEGESLVNDASALVLYRLAVNALLIGSFSFVEGVEQFFFIASGGILIGVITGLALQIFSRQFLDPVVGLLFSFIVPYLTYILADSLGVSGVLAVVVNGLMGARIIIKHASSLRRVLGYTTWDIFIIFLNCFVFILIGSQLRGLTAGMTGKQIILYASYGILIMGVLTVLRLVWVYARKSYAYFKARQDPKKEAQCQYIFRESAIIGWSGMRGIVSLAAALALPITHGDGSLVEGREIAIFIVFIVILLSLLIPGLTLPFLIRWLHIHPGSEAIMVKKIRKKLLEAASKQINYLHETNHLTEEEQNFLMNYFIAHHHIFETHSTVDEKKQKLESARIKIIQAQRRFLLQLWESGEVGDHLFTQLERELDIEEAHATRAEIS from the coding sequence ATGAATAGCCTTCTTAGTCTTGTCATTATGATGTCAATTGCGGCTTTGCTTGTCGATGTGGCGCAGAGGTTTCGCATTCCTTATCCGATTACCTTAGTGTTAGGTGGAACATGCTTAGGATTTCTTCCGGGCTTGAATCCCGTTTTTTTAAATCCCAATTCTATCTTAGTCTTGGTTCTTCCTCCTATTCTTTATTATGGGGCTTATTGGATTTCTTTTAGGGAGTTTAAGAAAAATCTAAGAGAAATTTTTTCCTTGGCGCTTGGTTTAGTCATTGCTACCACAATTGTCATTGGAATCATCTTTAAAGCGCTTTTTCCTGAGCTTTCCTGGTCGTTGGCTTTTGCCGTTGGCGCGATTATCTCTCCGCCGGATGCCATGGCTGCCACCGCCATTCTTAGGCATTTTAATATAGGCACGCGCTTGTCTACGATTCTAGAAGGAGAGAGCTTGGTCAATGATGCTTCGGCTTTAGTTCTGTATCGCTTAGCTGTTAACGCGCTTTTAATCGGTTCTTTTTCTTTTGTAGAAGGGGTCGAGCAATTTTTTTTCATTGCCAGCGGAGGAATTTTAATAGGCGTAATTACAGGCTTAGCGCTTCAAATATTTTCCAGACAATTTTTAGATCCTGTTGTAGGGCTTTTATTTTCTTTTATCGTTCCCTATTTGACCTATATTCTTGCCGATTCGCTAGGCGTGTCCGGCGTTCTAGCTGTTGTTGTAAATGGCCTAATGGGCGCACGCATTATTATTAAGCATGCTTCTTCGCTTAGGCGCGTGCTTGGCTATACAACATGGGATATTTTTATTATCTTCTTAAACTGTTTTGTCTTTATTTTGATCGGTTCTCAGCTTAGGGGGTTGACAGCCGGCATGACGGGAAAACAAATCATTCTTTATGCGAGCTATGGAATATTGATCATGGGAGTCCTCACTGTTCTTCGCCTAGTGTGGGTCTATGCCCGGAAAAGCTATGCTTATTTTAAGGCACGCCAAGATCCTAAAAAGGAAGCACAGTGCCAATACATTTTTCGAGAGTCCGCTATTATTGGCTGGTCGGGAATGCGGGGAATTGTTTCTTTAGCTGCTGCCCTGGCCTTGCCTATTACTCATGGCGATGGTTCTTTGGTAGAAGGCCGTGAAATTGCCATATTTATTGTTTTCATTGTCATCTTGCTAAGTCTTTTAATCCCTGGATTGACTTTGCCTTTTCTCATTCGCTGGTTGCACATTCACCCTGGCTCTGAAGCAATAATGGTGAAAAAAATTAGAAAAAAACTCTTAGAGGCAGCTTCTAAGCAAATTAATTATTTGCATGAAACTAATCATTTAACTGAAGAAGAACAAAATTTTTTAATGAACTACTTCATCGCTCATCATCACATTTTTGAGACTCATTCTACGGTCGATGAAAAAAAACAAAAATTGGAGTCTGCTCGAATTAAGATTATTCAAGCTCAACGCCGTTTTCTCTTACAACTGTGGGAAAGCGGAGAAGTGGGCGACCATCTATTTACTCAGCTTGAACGCGAATTGGATATCGAAGAAGCGCATGCGACGCGCGCAGAAATTAGCTAA
- a CDS encoding DMT family protein, whose amino-acid sequence MQTIILLTLSNIFMTFAWYGHLKFRQAPLILTILASWGIALFEYCLQVPANRIGSYQFSTVQLKTIQEIITLIVFCFFSYFYLNEGIKLNHLIGFIFIVLAAFFIFKG is encoded by the coding sequence ATGCAAACAATTATTTTGTTAACCCTTTCGAATATTTTTATGACATTTGCTTGGTACGGCCACTTGAAATTCCGCCAAGCTCCCCTTATTCTAACCATCCTAGCCAGTTGGGGAATTGCCTTATTTGAATATTGCCTTCAAGTGCCAGCCAATCGCATAGGCAGTTATCAGTTTTCGACGGTCCAGTTAAAAACAATTCAAGAGATTATCACGCTTATCGTCTTTTGCTTTTTCTCTTATTTTTATCTTAACGAGGGAATCAAGCTTAATCATCTGATTGGATTTATTTTTATTGTGCTGGCCGCTTTCTTCATTTTTAAAGGCTGA